Part of the Temnothorax longispinosus isolate EJ_2023e chromosome 5, Tlon_JGU_v1, whole genome shotgun sequence genome is shown below.
AGAGACAGAAGCGAAAAACGCGCCGAGTTCCGAACGCTCGGCTCGACACGCGCGACTTCCGGAGGCTCCCTTGGGCTcaatttttgacgaatcgGAACGAATCACcgctcattttcttcgttttttcaagccctacaactttCTCACGAGCAAAAAAGTGCTATCTATTAatcgaaacgagataaatgcaaaaaaccgcgaaaattttggtttcccctccccccctcaaAAAGCTCTGGGTCAAATACCCCGACAACTCAGAAATAAGCTTTTCTAAACACCCTTTACACgcctaaaaaggaataaaaaagttcgcatCACTTTCGACCTCaatgtctaatttgactggcctAATAGTCTAGTGCCAGTTTTACGGTTTCTCTAATacagattttctttttttttctccgtgaCATTCCAGTCTTTGTTTGATTTCCCTTCGTTTTGTGCaagtatgtgtgtatatatatatatatatatatatatatatatatatatatatatatgtatatatatataatatatatacacgattAATTTGaaagtagaaaaagataaagggGAAAACGAGAAATAGAgacaaaattgaaatgttttttctaattactaactttgctttttttttattaccaataaaaactttagaGGCATTCCTGGAGAAACATTGCAAACGTAAAATTTATCGTAATGTTATCCGCGGCGTTGCAGCGGAAAACATTGAAAACAATAGCAtgtaatctatttatttatttctataatataatgatgaaAACAATggtttatattatgttatcaATTCATACACACATTCGCCATTTTGTTAACTTTATCGAATTTATTCACGCGTATAGTTGTGACAATACGCGTATCTCGAATACACTAGGCACATAGCTGGTTTTCTTCTGGATTTCGCATTTTCTTTTTGGCTTGTACGTGATCTACGCAAGAATTCAACATTATTCCGAATCTGAAGTTAACTCGGCGTCATTATCGCTTGAACGAACGACGATATggcaataaatgtaaaatgattCTGCAGGGTAATTAGTGCAACTACTTTGTTTCAATTAAATGTCGAAAGAATTTAACTGATGATGCGAGTTGATAATGAAAGAGAGGGAAACGaaagcgaaagaaagaaaatgagaaaaacactttatttgataattatcgTAGATGTAAGTGTGAGTAGTAGGTCTTAAATTGGTATTCACATAGAGATGTGAGTGAGCGTgtgtacgtgcgcgcgcgcgcgcgcgtgcgtatGCATGTAAGCCCATAATATCGTGAATTAAACGCACATTTGAACGATTATTGGTGATGTCAACCGTCGCTGCGTCTTTGATCGAAAATGAGATTTCCCTCTCGATAATTCTTAGCTCCGAACGGAACTATGAACCGTCTCCCTCGTGTTAATCAATCGTCCATTAATATGTGATAATGTGTATCGTGTATTTCTAACGCTGTACTGTTTCGTTGTGGATTTCAGTGAGCAGACTCCATTGCGAGTCGGAGTCATTCAAAATGGATCTCATCTTGGACATTAACAGTTGGTTATACCCAATGGACCTGGGTGAGTCTTTTATGattgtcaaatttattatttattatatgtataaattataattgattttatttgtatttgtagatatatttttaagcactttttattatattatgtagatattttttatatataatataacatgacgagttttaatgcaatagaaaagttaaatcaattaaatatttttcaagaaattctatttatttcggacatttttattttgatctcATCTGCAAGAAGCAACTTAAAGGGGGctacaattttaattcataagtATAATAGACTAGAGATTTTTCAAATCTCGTTTTTGCACTACGACGACGATATTTGTAATGTGACAAATGAAAGTGATACGATAGCATGTTTTCTCTCAATTCACCCCTGTGCTAATCGTGCTACGTGCATAGAAATGGTTCACCCTCTAACGTCTTTTTTCCAAACCCTTCATCTTTTCGCGATCGTTCGTCCGGTTATATCGAAGATACGATGACGTGCGATTTATCGTTGAGCCTGGCCATCTTGCTTCAGCGAGAGCACGTTGCGTCTCGCCGAAGAGTTGCGCGATCGTGGCGATTAATGCTTCCTCGTCTCTGAACTTGACCAATGGAAACTCGAGCTGACCGAGTCCGACTTCGAGGCTCGTCTTGGCTCCGCCTCTGGATTACCGATGCGGCTGCGGCGATTGGTGAAGTTTGTCTGAACTGAAGTTTGTCCAAACCGAAGAGCTATAATGCCTTCCTTATTTCGATGCAATCTCTACTGTCAGGTCTGTCGGGTCGCTATTGCGAAAGTGTTTCATCCCTTGAAAGTGTTTCAACTCCAAAGTGAAATTACGTTGAAGTTGGttcccataatttttttagcgCACACGCGCCCGGCACATGCAACAATAAACGTATGTGATATGTATGTCGCAGATTATATTACTTGTCATTACATGTCGTTGCAAAGTAATtgtacagatatatattttaaacaagtttaagtatgttgaaaattaatctctctctctttctctctctcatctatCATATGACgaaatatacaaatacaaatatacaaatatacaaatattttacgttcGGTAAAATGTAGCAGGGGAAAACTGATGAATTACAATAGAGAGAGAATACCAAAAGAATAATTTGTTGTATCTAAAATCTGTTACGTTGGCGTTACATATTCTTAAATTGGATTGTTTACACGTTAGTCCTAAATCGCAACGTGCGTATAGTTACGGAATACATTCTATAGATATACATGGATGGATAAGGAGATGGGGATAGCTATATATGTTGTATTtgaatatacaatatgtatgtatgtacatacgcgCGGGAAGGTTAGTCCATAAGGGCTAGGCAGAGGTAGAGGCAGAGGTAGAAGCAGAGTCTCGCGTCTCGCCGCGCCGCTGTATTGACGCGCGGCGTTCAGGCTTGCGCGAGATGACGCAATCTCCCTCCCACTATATAATATCGTCCGTTCTCCGTTGCCCCCGTCGCGTCGACCCCTTCTGCTCCTTCTGCCCCTTCTCACCCTTCTCACCTCGGGCGGCTCGGGCCACTCATTCCGCGACGACCGCGACTCAGCTGCGCTCCCCACTCCGGACTCTCCGGAGTCGGAGATCCCTTCCGCAGGCGCAGGTCTTCcgccgcgcgtcgcgcggcgcgcgccgcACGCCTCGTCCCGCGTCCGGCGCCCACAAGTTCAATGCCAAGGTCAAAGCGGCCACGACTCGCAACCGTGTCGGTCGTAAGTGCGCGCGCGATACTCGTTCGTTTTCGAGGAGGAGAGGCGACGAGAGGCGACTCGCTCGCTGTTCCGTGTGCGTGTCCGGTGTCCCTCTTTCCGCGTACGCGCTCCTCGTCTCTTCCTCAACTCAACGACAGCGAGAGTAAAACGCGTCGCGTTCCGCTTTCcgttttcctttcctttcctctcgccgcgccgcgccgtcccgGCGTCGCCGTCGCCTCCCCATCGATGCGATGTGGCGGAGTGACGGATGCCTATGTGTTCGTTTCGCGACCCGGGTTTCTCTCCAAGTGCGCGCTCCGAGTCGACGTCCAAGCGGCCGTCGACGAGTTTCGCAGGTGCGGAAGGACTACGCTCGAATGTGCGTGACGTCCGTCTCGACGACGAGTGAGCAGACATTTTGAATACGCGACGTCGTCGCATCGGAGTGTCGTTTGACGGCGACGCGGATAAAGCGCCATGTCGTCTAAATGCCACAATTTTGACGTATCTTCGTTCTCGTCTCTTTCGAGTACTCGAAGAATAACATCGACGTTGCTCGGGAGCAGCGTCGGGACGAGAGAGACGCGTAggcgtcgacgtcgacgtcgacgtcgacatCGACGAGGAGGGACAACCCGGACAACGTAAAGTCCGAGTGCGCGGCATATGTGTAGTGCGCGCTGGCAGCGACGCTCGAAAGCGTCGATTTGTGATCTCGTGAATCTCCGCTGCTCCGCTCTCGGGCGGAAAGGTTGGCAAGGTCGCACGGATGGATCATGGATCCGTCGTGCGGAAAAAGGAGCGGGATACGGGATATCCGCGCGGAGGCAGTAGCCTGCTCTGCCCGCTACCCGCTATGCCGCGCCGTCCTCCCCCCGTCATCCGAGATCCGAGATTCGCGTCACGGGCCAAGATGGCGGCGGATTTCGGACAGGATCCGGACGGACGctgcgccgcgtcgcgtcgcgccgtgccgcgtcgcgtcgagtCGCGCCGAGGTAAGCCGCATCGTTGTGTTAGATCCCGTCCCTTCAAtgcgcatatatgtatatcgccgccgagagagagagagaccgcgcGCTGTCACGCGTTATCGATTTCGTGGGAGGCTCTCCTCCCTACGCGGCTCTCTCAAGGTCACCGTCGTGAACCGCGCGAGCGCGATTCCTCGACGCTCGGCGCTCATCCTCTCTTTCCGGTTCCGCATGAACCGATCCTTAATTAGTCGAATTAGTCATTCGAATACTCGAACGTAATCGATATTGCGTATCGTCGCGTAAAACGGCTAATAACTCCAgcaaattctctctctctctctctctctctttctctctctctctctctctctctctctctctctctctctctctgtctcacTCCCTCTCTCTTCACCTTACAATCGGTATCTTCGTTTAGATTTCTATTTTAGAACCTATCTAATTATCTAGAGGAGCAAAAGTATCGTTTCtagattctttttttcgtttagCTCGTTTAGCTCGTAAAATTACGGCTTGAAATAATCAGCGACTACTCGTCGCGCGTCTCGAGTTATCGGAAAAGTTTTACAGCGGAGAGACGAACCGATAGCGTTTCGGTTGAATGAGGGTTAATTTaagcgcgcgagagagatatTACCGCTCGCAACGCTCGACCGGATGATCTATAGTAGCCGCCGCTGTTACGGTGTGGCACTGTTATGATGTAAGCTCGACTCACGTACATACCTAGTACCCACTCTTCGTGGAGAGCGGTGAGATCAATTGGCTGGTTTTCCCGGACTCATTCTCGCTGATAACCACAGTGACAAAATTAACCTTTTATCTGTTACGTACGGAAAAATGCTTCtgtgatatatgtattatcgacgaattaaaacaaaaatctgCATTGCGATCGCGATACGTTCTGTctcgatttattatttccacGTTGTTCAAGGTTAAACAAGTACGACGGCAAAGTGTAAATGTAAGGTATAAAAGATGAATAGAAATGAAGCATATTAACGATAAGCGAATAACGATGGATTATACATGAGAAGTTTTGGCTGATAGTCGTCAAAAATTTTGctcgtttttattataaatatctaagCTTAATAGTTGCCgaacgaagaagaagacgGCTCGACGGCGGCCGCGGCAgtgcggcgacggcgacggcgacggcgacggcgacgatgtAGTATCGATTAAAACTCGCGCGCCGATTGTATATACCTTGTGTGCCGTTGTGTGTGCTTAACCTTGACCTTGCGGCCCGGGCTTTCTTACGTATCGCTTCAGCCCAGGGCTTCGTATGGAAACGGGCAACTTTTTCGTACTAACCAAGTACGCACAAGACCTCGTGTATTTACTTTGAAGTTGTAATGTAATTTGCGTTGCGACGATAATCCTCTTTGGGATATTCCTCTGTTCAAGCCGCACCTGtgtatttaattgaaataacgattttaattCGAAATTCATAGATTGATTTCATAATTTGACATCGTACAGCTAGTTATTTTATTCGTCAAGTTTTATCAAGTTAACCGAGATTCGGTTTATATTGAaacgtaaatttttgtttacaaGTTTGTAGATGTACATTTATGTTATgcgtatattaatatgtaaaatgtttttaagtACTTTTATTTTGAGCGTGgcttctttcaatttttttttctttgcctGTTCCAATTTCGCTCTAGCACTACGTACATAAGTATATGATGACCCCCTTTTAGCAGCTTCTTCTATTTCTCTTCCCTGTCTCTTCTTATTCATTTCTTCCTACATTCTTTCAACATTcgcttctttctctttgtcgATATCGATCTTAATCGCAATTCCACAAGCGGTTAATTTGCATGACTAATTTAGTTTCACGTGagctcaaaataaatattactttgacATTAAAAGCATCTGATGCGATAGAAAGgtatctttgaaaatatatcgcgaTACACAATTTCTTTGATCTGAAGtcgagaaatttaaatactgttaaattaatttaatttaacgataGTGATTTGATTTAAACTATCAATCTTGCTTTCTTCTTTACACTTACGATTAGCGATATTTTGTTGAACATGCGAATAAAGTTTCATAATTtgattcttaaaattaatcgatttaattgttgATTATATTTTCACAGTACAAGTTTcaatcatattaatataaaataataaaatgttatttttaacaccATCGATTCCACCTCGATGCCAGACGCGAGAGCAAGTATATGGTATATGGTAATTTGTATGCAATTATTTTGTGCACGTAGATTTAATAAGCGTGGGGATGACGATAAATTGACGAATAATCCAagtttttctattaatttcgCACATTCGCACATTTTGCGTTTACTTTTCTCTGTAAACTGCATCTACCGACTCGTTCAACCAAGTACACTTTACGTAGCAAGATGAAAAGTGCATCTCACGAGTGCCGCGTACCCATCGGAATATCGTATGCATGTGAAACGGGTAAAATGGATAAAAAGGGTGGATCCGTCAGTTTACACAATCTAGCAGCACCCGCCAACTAGCGGATGCAACGTGACTGATGCAATCGGGTGGCGATGTGTTTTCGATGCATTCGCGTGAACGCTATTATTGGACCCGTTTATATTCCGTCATTGCATGGCTTATTCGCGCTTTTTTGCATCCGAGAAACATCGTGATCATCCTGCGTCAAAACGTGGACATCCGGTGAATTATaacgcaaataaaatatgccaTTATCTAGTTGTTGCAGTAACGAatcagtatattttttccaacaaGGTTTTCgtgtatttcatttttttgatTGTATAAAAGGTTTTGTTTTTTTCCCTTTACATGATGCGCTCAAGAAACAGAAATTCATTTCTATTTACACATTTGTGTCATTGCGGTGATGGATAAAGtattacgtatttttaattaattaagtttatgctaataaatatctattatcaaattttatattatatatgaatatatgtaactttttcaaatatataaaacttacaagctaaaaaaaattttttaataaaaattatgtatgtaacaataagatatttttctctctggCAATGTGCGGAACAAAGATTATTTAACGAGCGTACGGGAGCGTAAACTTAGTACGGgataaatctctctctctgtaacgTGTGTAACAAAATATCGTATTGTGTGTTCAGGAGATAAATTCCGTCTTGTGCTGGCGACGACGTTACGCGAGGACGGATATCCAGACGGTAACGAGTGGAACCCTATGGAACAGGAGGGCGGTTCCAGGGCAGACAGCTTTGAGTACGTCATGTCCGGCAAGGTGTATCGAATTGAAGGTGACGAAGCCAACAACGAGCCCAGCAGCAGACTGTAAGTAGCCGTTCTGTCGTATCAGGCGTGTAAGATCGGTCTGAgagaaattagttttttatctcttggaaaaatttaatttattatttagtgAGACTAATTGGTAACATTAAGaaatagttatataataacgataataaaataataaatataataacgaattattaaccatttatattttgttagatTTTGATTAAgacaagaaaattaaaaaatcaaggGACAAATCTTTCAGACTGATCTTActagtgaaatatataatctaacAGTTAAGATTTGTTTGCACTTAATGATTTTCGATATTGCGATTACGATTTTAGCTTGTGATCTTGTATCGTTGTTTATAAAACGTACGATATGCAACGATAGTTAAATGAGAATAGATAAGCGAAACAACTTGTTATAGCATCATGTATTTGATAGAGTAGTGTGATATAATCTGTAAATTACATAGGTTTATCGAAAATTGTTATGTAtcgcttaatttttaaacataattttttacggATACGTCTTAGACAACattgtaacattattattaatcctCTCTTATTAGATTATCAACTTtggagtaattttttatttgtacacatttaaagataaaaatagatttatacaaattttcattatttataaaaatgtttaaaaatcttGTAGTGCAAACGAATCTAcacttgttattttttacaatatccGAGCAGAATTTCACACGAAGTCTCATTACATGAAATGCTCTTGTATCGTTCCTTAATCAAAAACGTTCTCAAACGAATTTTTGTAAGGAGCAACATTGTCGATTACTTATCGCAAATTCTGCGTTAATTTGATTCTGCTCGGATACATTTATACGCTGGCCCGGTATACGGGTATACACACAGATGCAACGTCACGATGCGTGACGTTGTTCAAATGACACATCGATGTGTGGCAAACTTTCTGCTGTGCGATCTCCTATTGGCTCGTTTCCAAACGCTCTCAATGAAGCCGCGTGAGCTTCCGAAAACAACTTTCTACGCCGCTTGTAGAGAAATTGGCTCTCTGTTGTCGCTCGGTTATCGCTCTAAACAAGATCTCTCGACCGGATCGAGAAGCGGCACATACCAATGTCGTTTATGCGATGAGCATATGTATTGatgtattatgtaattaatggaTGATggaaaagtaaaagaatattaagcAACGCGAATTGTGTTGCAGACAATTTTTTTGGTTAAGGGTATGAACGAGATTATGCTGCAAATAAATTAGCCCAACAAATGCGGTATGCatttaatacttaattttttttcaaataaatactaCGGCGAATAAGTTTTTGTATGACGCTAGGCACAAGGAAATATTATGGACAACGTGGTAGTAAAGTTAAGGTTGTTGTGTGTGAATTACGTGATACGCAATTGCCCAAACCTTGGCACGATTGGCTGAACACGCCGAAATAGTGCGTCATCGGATGGGCCATTTTTAGCTTCGTCATTCATGAACTATGGactcactattttttcaaacgcAGTTTGTTAACTATTTCTATAATTCCTattgtcaaaaaataaatgcgaCAAATAAACCTAAAttcacaattataataattatagtaatcataaattttataagtggatataaaatattaagttatcAGACGTCATaagaaagttatatttatattagaaataatacttatgaattcttatatttgtgtcgagaataaaagaaaaagttttattaatttgctgAACAAGCATGTCAAGTATTatagagaatatttaaaaaattgaggaAGTTCCGCAGTTTTAAATTGCTTTCCGATCGGACGGAAAACCGGAGGTTGCGCGCGAGCGTTGGGCTTTCCATTTAAACGTGCTGAACGAAATGCGGAATTGCGCGATAACCCCGCGGTTTAACCGACTTATCGCATTGACCTTGGAACGTGGCCGCGACGACGGTCGTATCGGTCGTGTCGGTCGCGTCGATCGCGTCGCCGATGATTTCGTCGCAGGTTGTGCCACCACTGCGCGCAAAACGTGCCACGCTCTGCTAATGCTATTAAAGATAGAACGCAGCGTTGTAGACGCCACGataagaagagagagagagagggggggagggatgtgagagagagagagaaagagagagagagaaagataatgATGTGTGCTTTAAACATTCGAATCTGCTAGGTGCTTTAAATCGACTGTGCAAGTGTAGAGTGCGGAGCTGTTTATCGAATGCGACATCATTTTGTAACGCTTCTTTGTGATGATGCTCACATTAATCTGCTCAGATTAacgtttaatgttttaattagcTTGTTCTCCCATGCGCGGTCAATCTTCGTTTCAGTTGAAATGTTATCTGTTATCTTAgttatatgtaatgtaatttaggatgttaacaaaattttgatgtCGATTGTATATTGTGTCGGTCGGTAAGAGAGTTCACGTACGAGAGAGATCAGCGGAACGAGCTTTCGGAGGACAGGGAGCCACTCTGCGTTCACTCGGTAGGTAATGAAGCGGGTGAACACAGCTGGTGGTATCTCAGTTTTCTGGGGGCATTGGCAACCCGGCTGGCAAAAGCCGAAAAGTCGAGATTAACCGTCCGTCCGCGTCGAGAAAAACTGCCAAAAGCGGCAAGCGATAGATGGACAGACTTGGATCGAAAGTAGTCTCGGAAGTAatcgaaaaattcttttacgaTCGGTTACTTCCCCCCCATTTTCTTATAGAGAAGATTTCGAGCGAAACGATGTTTATACGACCTGACATACGTATCGTAGATACGATATCGCCTCCCATCTTTAGGTACAGTTTAAGATTCATTCTACGTTGTCTGTACTTGGCGCCAGATTTTCAGGATagaattttacttataatttcatgtgttatgtattttatacgtattctgctttttcaaaatatcttttgtgtacatatacacaaattgttattattacacgGCACATGAAATTACGAAAAAAGTTCAATTCTGAATCTAACACGAATCACATAGATAATTGAAAGTTGACTTTAGATGTTTGTCATCTGATTGGAGATGGGTACAAGAATCTTGGTCCTTTTTCAAGAGATGGCGCTTTTAGTGATTTGCAATTGCAGATATGTTTATACATACTATATTAAATAGCATTGGAAAAAGGTAATGATATTAGCTGTCCTTTAATGTAGGTAGATTTTACTTCCATTGTAACAAATTGAATGAGAATGAGCGCCGAAGGTAAACATCTTCTATCATGCTTTATGAGTCTCAGAGAGACTCGAACATTTTGTAACTATCAAAATTTTGACGTAACTATTTCGACTTGGACGAGATCAAATAATATAgagagctttccagcaagcgacacaagtcgacacaagcatcgttctatctttcttttttggtaATGAGTAACATAGATAAAATGatacttgtgtcgacttgtgtcgcttgctggaaagctcccataGTGTCGTACTATAATTAGAGTATAATTGTTGTTAGTACTGAAtttgttcgttcgttcgtcTCTGCGAGGGGCGTGACAGCTGGGAAACGAATTATTGATCGAGGTAGCTCGAGACCCCGGAATGAATATAGCTAATGCCCCGGCAACGTCGGCAACGCGCAGGTACACCCTGTCGTCGCGACGCGATCTACTCGGAAAGAAATTTGAAACTCaaaattatagttatttaattgttatatttatattggcTTTTTTAGGTCGTGATATGGtactttcaatattatatcattattacgGATTATCGGTATTTCTTGTATTAGCGTTctcgttaataatataattctcgaAATATGATTAAGTTCAACATAGATAAGCAGTACTACAAACAAGTTTCatcaattttacaaatactctcgttttttttatcgagaTTGAAATGCGAATTCTTCTTGTCTTCATCTTGTCGTTATTCGATGCTAATTGTAAGTGGAATTGTAAATGGAAGTAATGAGTCTGGACAGGAAAACCTGTAGCGCAAATTTCTTCGATCTCATCGAGGATGCGAGAGCTTCACGAGAGTCAGCTGATCAGGATTAGTGCAGGCGCGTGCGCATGGTGCAGCGCTTCCCGATTGGTCGATACCTCGGCTAGGACGTGC
Proteins encoded:
- the Rpb8 gene encoding DNA-directed RNA polymerases I, II, and III subunit RPABC3 isoform X2, encoding MAGVLFEDIFNVKDIDPEGKKFDRVSRLHCESESFKMDLILDINSWLYPMDLGDKFRLVLATTLREDGYPDGNEWNPMEQEGGSRADSFEYVMSGKVYRIEGDEANNEPSSRLSAYVSFGGLLMRLQGDANNLHGFEIDQHMYLLMKKLAF
- the Rpb8 gene encoding DNA-directed RNA polymerases I, II, and III subunit RPABC3 isoform X3, translated to MSRLHCESESFKMDLILDINSWLYPMDLGDKFRLVLATTLREDGYPDGNEWNPMEQEGGSRADSFEYVMSGKVYRIEGDEANNEPSSRLSAYVSFGGLLMRLQGDANNLHGFEIDQHMYLLMKKLAF
- the Rpb8 gene encoding DNA-directed RNA polymerases I, II, and III subunit RPABC3 isoform X1, translating into MDHGSVVRKKERDTGYPRGGSSLLCPLPAMPRRPPPVIRDPRFASRAKMAADFGQDPDGRCAASRRAVPRRVESRRGDKFRLVLATTLREDGYPDGNEWNPMEQEGGSRADSFEYVMSGKVYRIEGDEANNEPSSRLSAYVSFGGLLMRLQGDANNLHGFEIDQHMYLLMKKLAF